Proteins encoded together in one Lutra lutra chromosome 4, mLutLut1.2, whole genome shotgun sequence window:
- the AGO2 gene encoding protein argonaute-2 isoform X2, with protein MYSGAGPVLAPPAPPPPPIQGYAFKPPPRPDFGTSGRTIKLQANFFEMDIPKIDIYHYELDIKPEKCPRRVNREIVEHMVQHFKTQIFGDRKPVFDGRKNLYTAMPLPIGRDKVELEVTLPGEGKDRIFKVSIKWVSCVSLQALHDALSGRLPSVPFETIQALDVVMRHLPSMRYTPVGRSFFTASEGCSNPLGGGREVWFGFHQSVRPSLWKMMLNIDVSATAFYKAQPVIEFVCEVLDFKSIEEQQKPLTDSQRVKFTKEIKGLKVEITHCGQMKRKYRVCNVTRRPASHQTFPLQQESGQTVECTVAQYFKDRHKLVLRYPHLPCLQVGQEQKHTYLPLEVCNIVAGQRCIKKLTDNQTSTMIRATARSAPDRQEEISKLMRSASFNTDPYVREFGIMVKDEMTDVTGRVLQPPSILYGGRNKAIATPVQGVWDMRNKQFHTGIEIKVWAIACFAPQRQCTEVHLKSFTEQLRKISRDAGMPIQGQPCFCKYAQGADSVEPMFRHLKNTYAGLQLVVVILPGKTPVYAEVKRVGDTVLGMATQCVQMKNVQRTTPQTLSNLCLKINVKLGGVNNILLPQGRPPVFQQPVIFLGADVTHPPAGDGKKPSIAAVVGSMDAHPNRYCATVRVQQHRQEIIQDLATMVRELLIQFYKSTRFKPTRIIFYRDGVSEGQFQQVLHHELLAIREACIKLEKDYQPGITFIVVQKRHHTRLFCTDKNERVGKSGNIPAGTTVDTKITHPTEFDFYLCSHAGIQILTYQLCHTYVRCTRSVSIPAPAYYAHLVAFRARYHLVDKEHDSAEGSHTSGQSNGRDHQALAKAVQVHQDTLRTMYFA; from the exons GGAAATAGTGGAACATATGGTCCAGCACTTTAAAACACAGATCTTCGGGGATCGGAAACCAGTGTTTGATGGAAGAAAGAATCTGTACACAGCGATGCCCCTTCCGATCGGGAGGGATAAG GTGGAGCTGGAGGTCACGCTGCCCGGAGAAGGGAAGGACCGCATCTTCAAGGTGTCCATCAAGTGGGTGTCCTGCGTGAGCCTACAGGCGTTACACGATGCACTTTCGGGGCGGCTGCCCAGCGTCCCCTTTGAGACGATCCAGGCCCTGGATGTGGTCATGAGGCATTTGCCATCCATGAG GTACACGCCAGTGGGCCGCTCCTTCTTCACGGCGTCCGAGGGCTGCTCCAACCCCCTTGGCGGGGGCCGGGAAGTGTGGTTTGGCTTCCATCAGTCCGTCCGACCTTCTCTTTGGAAAATGATGTTAAATATTGATG tctcaGCAACTGCGTTTTATAAGGCACAGCCGGTAATCGAGTTTGTTTGTGAAGTTTTGGATTTTAAAAGTATTGAAGAACAACAGAAACCTCTGACAGATTCCCAAAGGGTCAAGTTTACCAAAGAAATCAAAG GTCTAAAGGTGGAGATAACGCACTGTGGGCAGATGAAGAGGAAGTACCGTGTCTGCAACGTGACCCGCCGGCCCGCCAGCCACCAAAC GTTCCCGCTGCAGCAGGAGAGCGGGCAGACGGTGGAGTGCACGGTGGCTCAGTACTTCAAGGACAGGCACAAGCTGGTCCTGCGTTACCCGCACCTTCCATGTTTACAAGTCGGACAGGAGCAGAAACACACCTACCTTCCCCTCGAG GTCTGTAACATAGTGGCAGGACAGAGATGTATCAAAAAACTGACCGACAATCAGACCTCAACCATGATCAGAGCGACTGCCCGGTCAGCACCAGATCGTCAAGAAGAGATCAGCAAGCTG atgcGAAGTGCAAGTTTTAATACAGATCCGTATGTTCGTGAATTTGGAATCATGGTCAAGGACGAGATGACAGATGTGACCGGGCGGGTCCTCCAGCCGCCCTCCATCCTCTACGGGGGCAGG aaTAAAGCGATCGCCACCCCTGTCCAGGGCGTGTGGGACATGCGGAACAAGCAGTTTCACACGGGCATCGAGATCAAGGTGTGGGCCATCGCCTGCTTTGCCCCCCAGCGTCAGTGCACGGAAGTCCACCTGAA GTCCTTCACGGAGCAGCTCAGAAAGATCTCGAGGGATGCTGGAATGCCCATCCAGGGCCAGCCGTGCTTCTGCAAATACGCCCAGGGGGCAGATAGCGTGGAGCCCATGTTCAGGCATCTGAAGAACACGTACGCCGGCCTGCAGCTGGTGGTGGTCATCCTGCCGGGCAAGACCCCCGTGTACG CCGAGGTCAAGCGCGTGGGAGACACGGTGCTGGGGATGGCCACGCAGTGCGTGCAGATGAAGAACGTGCAGAGGACCACGCCCCAGACCTTGTCCAACCTCTGCTTGAAGATCAATGTCAAACTGGGGGGCGTGAACAACATCCTCCTGCCCCAGGGGAG GCCGCCTGTGTTCCAGCAGCCCGTCATCTTCCTGGGGGCCGACGTCACTCACCCACCCGCTGGGGACGGGAAGAAGCCTTCCATCGCCGCT GTCGTGGGCAGCATGGATGCGCACCCCAACCGCTACTGCGCCACGGTGCGGGTCCAGCAGCACCGGCAGGAGATCATCCAGGACCTGGCCACCATGGTCCGGGAGCTGCTCATCCAGTTCTACAAGTCCACGCGCTTCAAGCCCACACGCATCATCTTCTACCGCGACGGCGTCTCCGAGGGCCAGTTCCAGCAG gTTCTCCACCATGAGTTGCTGGCCATTCGTGAGGCGTGTATTAAGCTAGAAAAAGACTACCAGCCAGGGATCACTTTCATAGTGGTACAGAAAAGGCATCACACACGGCTGTTCTGCACCGACAAGAACGAGAGG GTTGGGAAAAGTGGAAACATTCCAGCAGGCACAACTGTGGACACGAAAATCACCCACCCGACCGAATTTGACTTCTACCTGTGTAGCCACGCTGGCATCCAG ATTCTCACCTACCAGCTGTGTCACACCTACGTGCGTTGCACGCGCTCTGTGTCCATCCCGGCGCCAGCATACTACGCCCACCTGGTGGCCTTCCGGGCCAGGTACCACCTGGTGGACAAAGAACATGACAG TGCCGAAGGAAGCCATACCTCCGGGCAGAGTAATGGACGAGACCATCAAGCGTTGGCGAAGGCCGTCCAGGTTCATCAGGACACCCTGCGCACCATGTACTTTGCTTGA
- the AGO2 gene encoding protein argonaute-2 isoform X3 produces MDIPKIDIYHYELDIKPEKCPRRVNREIVEHMVQHFKTQIFGDRKPVFDGRKNLYTAMPLPIGRDKVELEVTLPGEGKDRIFKVSIKWVSCVSLQALHDALSGRLPSVPFETIQALDVVMRHLPSMRYTPVGRSFFTASEGCSNPLGGGREVWFGFHQSVRPSLWKMMLNIDVSATAFYKAQPVIEFVCEVLDFKSIEEQQKPLTDSQRVKFTKEIKGLKVEITHCGQMKRKYRVCNVTRRPASHQTFPLQQESGQTVECTVAQYFKDRHKLVLRYPHLPCLQVGQEQKHTYLPLEVCNIVAGQRCIKKLTDNQTSTMIRATARSAPDRQEEISKLMRSASFNTDPYVREFGIMVKDEMTDVTGRVLQPPSILYGGRNKAIATPVQGVWDMRNKQFHTGIEIKVWAIACFAPQRQCTEVHLKSFTEQLRKISRDAGMPIQGQPCFCKYAQGADSVEPMFRHLKNTYAGLQLVVVILPGKTPVYAEVKRVGDTVLGMATQCVQMKNVQRTTPQTLSNLCLKINVKLGGVNNILLPQGRPPVFQQPVIFLGADVTHPPAGDGKKPSIAAVVGSMDAHPNRYCATVRVQQHRQEIIQDLATMVRELLIQFYKSTRFKPTRIIFYRDGVSEGQFQQVLHHELLAIREACIKLEKDYQPGITFIVVQKRHHTRLFCTDKNERVGKSGNIPAGTTVDTKITHPTEFDFYLCSHAGIQGTSRPSHYHVLWDDNRFSSDELQILTYQLCHTYVRCTRSVSIPAPAYYAHLVAFRARYHLVDKEHDSAEGSHTSGQSNGRDHQALAKAVQVHQDTLRTMYFA; encoded by the exons GGAAATAGTGGAACATATGGTCCAGCACTTTAAAACACAGATCTTCGGGGATCGGAAACCAGTGTTTGATGGAAGAAAGAATCTGTACACAGCGATGCCCCTTCCGATCGGGAGGGATAAG GTGGAGCTGGAGGTCACGCTGCCCGGAGAAGGGAAGGACCGCATCTTCAAGGTGTCCATCAAGTGGGTGTCCTGCGTGAGCCTACAGGCGTTACACGATGCACTTTCGGGGCGGCTGCCCAGCGTCCCCTTTGAGACGATCCAGGCCCTGGATGTGGTCATGAGGCATTTGCCATCCATGAG GTACACGCCAGTGGGCCGCTCCTTCTTCACGGCGTCCGAGGGCTGCTCCAACCCCCTTGGCGGGGGCCGGGAAGTGTGGTTTGGCTTCCATCAGTCCGTCCGACCTTCTCTTTGGAAAATGATGTTAAATATTGATG tctcaGCAACTGCGTTTTATAAGGCACAGCCGGTAATCGAGTTTGTTTGTGAAGTTTTGGATTTTAAAAGTATTGAAGAACAACAGAAACCTCTGACAGATTCCCAAAGGGTCAAGTTTACCAAAGAAATCAAAG GTCTAAAGGTGGAGATAACGCACTGTGGGCAGATGAAGAGGAAGTACCGTGTCTGCAACGTGACCCGCCGGCCCGCCAGCCACCAAAC GTTCCCGCTGCAGCAGGAGAGCGGGCAGACGGTGGAGTGCACGGTGGCTCAGTACTTCAAGGACAGGCACAAGCTGGTCCTGCGTTACCCGCACCTTCCATGTTTACAAGTCGGACAGGAGCAGAAACACACCTACCTTCCCCTCGAG GTCTGTAACATAGTGGCAGGACAGAGATGTATCAAAAAACTGACCGACAATCAGACCTCAACCATGATCAGAGCGACTGCCCGGTCAGCACCAGATCGTCAAGAAGAGATCAGCAAGCTG atgcGAAGTGCAAGTTTTAATACAGATCCGTATGTTCGTGAATTTGGAATCATGGTCAAGGACGAGATGACAGATGTGACCGGGCGGGTCCTCCAGCCGCCCTCCATCCTCTACGGGGGCAGG aaTAAAGCGATCGCCACCCCTGTCCAGGGCGTGTGGGACATGCGGAACAAGCAGTTTCACACGGGCATCGAGATCAAGGTGTGGGCCATCGCCTGCTTTGCCCCCCAGCGTCAGTGCACGGAAGTCCACCTGAA GTCCTTCACGGAGCAGCTCAGAAAGATCTCGAGGGATGCTGGAATGCCCATCCAGGGCCAGCCGTGCTTCTGCAAATACGCCCAGGGGGCAGATAGCGTGGAGCCCATGTTCAGGCATCTGAAGAACACGTACGCCGGCCTGCAGCTGGTGGTGGTCATCCTGCCGGGCAAGACCCCCGTGTACG CCGAGGTCAAGCGCGTGGGAGACACGGTGCTGGGGATGGCCACGCAGTGCGTGCAGATGAAGAACGTGCAGAGGACCACGCCCCAGACCTTGTCCAACCTCTGCTTGAAGATCAATGTCAAACTGGGGGGCGTGAACAACATCCTCCTGCCCCAGGGGAG GCCGCCTGTGTTCCAGCAGCCCGTCATCTTCCTGGGGGCCGACGTCACTCACCCACCCGCTGGGGACGGGAAGAAGCCTTCCATCGCCGCT GTCGTGGGCAGCATGGATGCGCACCCCAACCGCTACTGCGCCACGGTGCGGGTCCAGCAGCACCGGCAGGAGATCATCCAGGACCTGGCCACCATGGTCCGGGAGCTGCTCATCCAGTTCTACAAGTCCACGCGCTTCAAGCCCACACGCATCATCTTCTACCGCGACGGCGTCTCCGAGGGCCAGTTCCAGCAG gTTCTCCACCATGAGTTGCTGGCCATTCGTGAGGCGTGTATTAAGCTAGAAAAAGACTACCAGCCAGGGATCACTTTCATAGTGGTACAGAAAAGGCATCACACACGGCTGTTCTGCACCGACAAGAACGAGAGG GTTGGGAAAAGTGGAAACATTCCAGCAGGCACAACTGTGGACACGAAAATCACCCACCCGACCGAATTTGACTTCTACCTGTGTAGCCACGCTGGCATCCAG GGAACAAGCAGGCCTTCCCACTATCACGTGCTTTGGGATGACAATCGTTTCTCTTCCGATGAGCTGCAGATTCTCACCTACCAGCTGTGTCACACCTACGTGCGTTGCACGCGCTCTGTGTCCATCCCGGCGCCAGCATACTACGCCCACCTGGTGGCCTTCCGGGCCAGGTACCACCTGGTGGACAAAGAACATGACAG TGCCGAAGGAAGCCATACCTCCGGGCAGAGTAATGGACGAGACCATCAAGCGTTGGCGAAGGCCGTCCAGGTTCATCAGGACACCCTGCGCACCATGTACTTTGCTTGA
- the AGO2 gene encoding protein argonaute-2 isoform X4 — protein sequence MVQHFKTQIFGDRKPVFDGRKNLYTAMPLPIGRDKVELEVTLPGEGKDRIFKVSIKWVSCVSLQALHDALSGRLPSVPFETIQALDVVMRHLPSMRYTPVGRSFFTASEGCSNPLGGGREVWFGFHQSVRPSLWKMMLNIDVSATAFYKAQPVIEFVCEVLDFKSIEEQQKPLTDSQRVKFTKEIKGLKVEITHCGQMKRKYRVCNVTRRPASHQTFPLQQESGQTVECTVAQYFKDRHKLVLRYPHLPCLQVGQEQKHTYLPLEVCNIVAGQRCIKKLTDNQTSTMIRATARSAPDRQEEISKLMRSASFNTDPYVREFGIMVKDEMTDVTGRVLQPPSILYGGRNKAIATPVQGVWDMRNKQFHTGIEIKVWAIACFAPQRQCTEVHLKSFTEQLRKISRDAGMPIQGQPCFCKYAQGADSVEPMFRHLKNTYAGLQLVVVILPGKTPVYAEVKRVGDTVLGMATQCVQMKNVQRTTPQTLSNLCLKINVKLGGVNNILLPQGRPPVFQQPVIFLGADVTHPPAGDGKKPSIAAVVGSMDAHPNRYCATVRVQQHRQEIIQDLATMVRELLIQFYKSTRFKPTRIIFYRDGVSEGQFQQVLHHELLAIREACIKLEKDYQPGITFIVVQKRHHTRLFCTDKNERVGKSGNIPAGTTVDTKITHPTEFDFYLCSHAGIQGTSRPSHYHVLWDDNRFSSDELQILTYQLCHTYVRCTRSVSIPAPAYYAHLVAFRARYHLVDKEHDSAEGSHTSGQSNGRDHQALAKAVQVHQDTLRTMYFA from the exons ATGGTCCAGCACTTTAAAACACAGATCTTCGGGGATCGGAAACCAGTGTTTGATGGAAGAAAGAATCTGTACACAGCGATGCCCCTTCCGATCGGGAGGGATAAG GTGGAGCTGGAGGTCACGCTGCCCGGAGAAGGGAAGGACCGCATCTTCAAGGTGTCCATCAAGTGGGTGTCCTGCGTGAGCCTACAGGCGTTACACGATGCACTTTCGGGGCGGCTGCCCAGCGTCCCCTTTGAGACGATCCAGGCCCTGGATGTGGTCATGAGGCATTTGCCATCCATGAG GTACACGCCAGTGGGCCGCTCCTTCTTCACGGCGTCCGAGGGCTGCTCCAACCCCCTTGGCGGGGGCCGGGAAGTGTGGTTTGGCTTCCATCAGTCCGTCCGACCTTCTCTTTGGAAAATGATGTTAAATATTGATG tctcaGCAACTGCGTTTTATAAGGCACAGCCGGTAATCGAGTTTGTTTGTGAAGTTTTGGATTTTAAAAGTATTGAAGAACAACAGAAACCTCTGACAGATTCCCAAAGGGTCAAGTTTACCAAAGAAATCAAAG GTCTAAAGGTGGAGATAACGCACTGTGGGCAGATGAAGAGGAAGTACCGTGTCTGCAACGTGACCCGCCGGCCCGCCAGCCACCAAAC GTTCCCGCTGCAGCAGGAGAGCGGGCAGACGGTGGAGTGCACGGTGGCTCAGTACTTCAAGGACAGGCACAAGCTGGTCCTGCGTTACCCGCACCTTCCATGTTTACAAGTCGGACAGGAGCAGAAACACACCTACCTTCCCCTCGAG GTCTGTAACATAGTGGCAGGACAGAGATGTATCAAAAAACTGACCGACAATCAGACCTCAACCATGATCAGAGCGACTGCCCGGTCAGCACCAGATCGTCAAGAAGAGATCAGCAAGCTG atgcGAAGTGCAAGTTTTAATACAGATCCGTATGTTCGTGAATTTGGAATCATGGTCAAGGACGAGATGACAGATGTGACCGGGCGGGTCCTCCAGCCGCCCTCCATCCTCTACGGGGGCAGG aaTAAAGCGATCGCCACCCCTGTCCAGGGCGTGTGGGACATGCGGAACAAGCAGTTTCACACGGGCATCGAGATCAAGGTGTGGGCCATCGCCTGCTTTGCCCCCCAGCGTCAGTGCACGGAAGTCCACCTGAA GTCCTTCACGGAGCAGCTCAGAAAGATCTCGAGGGATGCTGGAATGCCCATCCAGGGCCAGCCGTGCTTCTGCAAATACGCCCAGGGGGCAGATAGCGTGGAGCCCATGTTCAGGCATCTGAAGAACACGTACGCCGGCCTGCAGCTGGTGGTGGTCATCCTGCCGGGCAAGACCCCCGTGTACG CCGAGGTCAAGCGCGTGGGAGACACGGTGCTGGGGATGGCCACGCAGTGCGTGCAGATGAAGAACGTGCAGAGGACCACGCCCCAGACCTTGTCCAACCTCTGCTTGAAGATCAATGTCAAACTGGGGGGCGTGAACAACATCCTCCTGCCCCAGGGGAG GCCGCCTGTGTTCCAGCAGCCCGTCATCTTCCTGGGGGCCGACGTCACTCACCCACCCGCTGGGGACGGGAAGAAGCCTTCCATCGCCGCT GTCGTGGGCAGCATGGATGCGCACCCCAACCGCTACTGCGCCACGGTGCGGGTCCAGCAGCACCGGCAGGAGATCATCCAGGACCTGGCCACCATGGTCCGGGAGCTGCTCATCCAGTTCTACAAGTCCACGCGCTTCAAGCCCACACGCATCATCTTCTACCGCGACGGCGTCTCCGAGGGCCAGTTCCAGCAG gTTCTCCACCATGAGTTGCTGGCCATTCGTGAGGCGTGTATTAAGCTAGAAAAAGACTACCAGCCAGGGATCACTTTCATAGTGGTACAGAAAAGGCATCACACACGGCTGTTCTGCACCGACAAGAACGAGAGG GTTGGGAAAAGTGGAAACATTCCAGCAGGCACAACTGTGGACACGAAAATCACCCACCCGACCGAATTTGACTTCTACCTGTGTAGCCACGCTGGCATCCAG GGAACAAGCAGGCCTTCCCACTATCACGTGCTTTGGGATGACAATCGTTTCTCTTCCGATGAGCTGCAGATTCTCACCTACCAGCTGTGTCACACCTACGTGCGTTGCACGCGCTCTGTGTCCATCCCGGCGCCAGCATACTACGCCCACCTGGTGGCCTTCCGGGCCAGGTACCACCTGGTGGACAAAGAACATGACAG TGCCGAAGGAAGCCATACCTCCGGGCAGAGTAATGGACGAGACCATCAAGCGTTGGCGAAGGCCGTCCAGGTTCATCAGGACACCCTGCGCACCATGTACTTTGCTTGA
- the AGO2 gene encoding protein argonaute-2 isoform X1: MYSGAGPVLAPPAPPPPPIQGYAFKPPPRPDFGTSGRTIKLQANFFEMDIPKIDIYHYELDIKPEKCPRRVNREIVEHMVQHFKTQIFGDRKPVFDGRKNLYTAMPLPIGRDKVELEVTLPGEGKDRIFKVSIKWVSCVSLQALHDALSGRLPSVPFETIQALDVVMRHLPSMRYTPVGRSFFTASEGCSNPLGGGREVWFGFHQSVRPSLWKMMLNIDVSATAFYKAQPVIEFVCEVLDFKSIEEQQKPLTDSQRVKFTKEIKGLKVEITHCGQMKRKYRVCNVTRRPASHQTFPLQQESGQTVECTVAQYFKDRHKLVLRYPHLPCLQVGQEQKHTYLPLEVCNIVAGQRCIKKLTDNQTSTMIRATARSAPDRQEEISKLMRSASFNTDPYVREFGIMVKDEMTDVTGRVLQPPSILYGGRNKAIATPVQGVWDMRNKQFHTGIEIKVWAIACFAPQRQCTEVHLKSFTEQLRKISRDAGMPIQGQPCFCKYAQGADSVEPMFRHLKNTYAGLQLVVVILPGKTPVYAEVKRVGDTVLGMATQCVQMKNVQRTTPQTLSNLCLKINVKLGGVNNILLPQGRPPVFQQPVIFLGADVTHPPAGDGKKPSIAAVVGSMDAHPNRYCATVRVQQHRQEIIQDLATMVRELLIQFYKSTRFKPTRIIFYRDGVSEGQFQQVLHHELLAIREACIKLEKDYQPGITFIVVQKRHHTRLFCTDKNERVGKSGNIPAGTTVDTKITHPTEFDFYLCSHAGIQGTSRPSHYHVLWDDNRFSSDELQILTYQLCHTYVRCTRSVSIPAPAYYAHLVAFRARYHLVDKEHDSAEGSHTSGQSNGRDHQALAKAVQVHQDTLRTMYFA, from the exons GGAAATAGTGGAACATATGGTCCAGCACTTTAAAACACAGATCTTCGGGGATCGGAAACCAGTGTTTGATGGAAGAAAGAATCTGTACACAGCGATGCCCCTTCCGATCGGGAGGGATAAG GTGGAGCTGGAGGTCACGCTGCCCGGAGAAGGGAAGGACCGCATCTTCAAGGTGTCCATCAAGTGGGTGTCCTGCGTGAGCCTACAGGCGTTACACGATGCACTTTCGGGGCGGCTGCCCAGCGTCCCCTTTGAGACGATCCAGGCCCTGGATGTGGTCATGAGGCATTTGCCATCCATGAG GTACACGCCAGTGGGCCGCTCCTTCTTCACGGCGTCCGAGGGCTGCTCCAACCCCCTTGGCGGGGGCCGGGAAGTGTGGTTTGGCTTCCATCAGTCCGTCCGACCTTCTCTTTGGAAAATGATGTTAAATATTGATG tctcaGCAACTGCGTTTTATAAGGCACAGCCGGTAATCGAGTTTGTTTGTGAAGTTTTGGATTTTAAAAGTATTGAAGAACAACAGAAACCTCTGACAGATTCCCAAAGGGTCAAGTTTACCAAAGAAATCAAAG GTCTAAAGGTGGAGATAACGCACTGTGGGCAGATGAAGAGGAAGTACCGTGTCTGCAACGTGACCCGCCGGCCCGCCAGCCACCAAAC GTTCCCGCTGCAGCAGGAGAGCGGGCAGACGGTGGAGTGCACGGTGGCTCAGTACTTCAAGGACAGGCACAAGCTGGTCCTGCGTTACCCGCACCTTCCATGTTTACAAGTCGGACAGGAGCAGAAACACACCTACCTTCCCCTCGAG GTCTGTAACATAGTGGCAGGACAGAGATGTATCAAAAAACTGACCGACAATCAGACCTCAACCATGATCAGAGCGACTGCCCGGTCAGCACCAGATCGTCAAGAAGAGATCAGCAAGCTG atgcGAAGTGCAAGTTTTAATACAGATCCGTATGTTCGTGAATTTGGAATCATGGTCAAGGACGAGATGACAGATGTGACCGGGCGGGTCCTCCAGCCGCCCTCCATCCTCTACGGGGGCAGG aaTAAAGCGATCGCCACCCCTGTCCAGGGCGTGTGGGACATGCGGAACAAGCAGTTTCACACGGGCATCGAGATCAAGGTGTGGGCCATCGCCTGCTTTGCCCCCCAGCGTCAGTGCACGGAAGTCCACCTGAA GTCCTTCACGGAGCAGCTCAGAAAGATCTCGAGGGATGCTGGAATGCCCATCCAGGGCCAGCCGTGCTTCTGCAAATACGCCCAGGGGGCAGATAGCGTGGAGCCCATGTTCAGGCATCTGAAGAACACGTACGCCGGCCTGCAGCTGGTGGTGGTCATCCTGCCGGGCAAGACCCCCGTGTACG CCGAGGTCAAGCGCGTGGGAGACACGGTGCTGGGGATGGCCACGCAGTGCGTGCAGATGAAGAACGTGCAGAGGACCACGCCCCAGACCTTGTCCAACCTCTGCTTGAAGATCAATGTCAAACTGGGGGGCGTGAACAACATCCTCCTGCCCCAGGGGAG GCCGCCTGTGTTCCAGCAGCCCGTCATCTTCCTGGGGGCCGACGTCACTCACCCACCCGCTGGGGACGGGAAGAAGCCTTCCATCGCCGCT GTCGTGGGCAGCATGGATGCGCACCCCAACCGCTACTGCGCCACGGTGCGGGTCCAGCAGCACCGGCAGGAGATCATCCAGGACCTGGCCACCATGGTCCGGGAGCTGCTCATCCAGTTCTACAAGTCCACGCGCTTCAAGCCCACACGCATCATCTTCTACCGCGACGGCGTCTCCGAGGGCCAGTTCCAGCAG gTTCTCCACCATGAGTTGCTGGCCATTCGTGAGGCGTGTATTAAGCTAGAAAAAGACTACCAGCCAGGGATCACTTTCATAGTGGTACAGAAAAGGCATCACACACGGCTGTTCTGCACCGACAAGAACGAGAGG GTTGGGAAAAGTGGAAACATTCCAGCAGGCACAACTGTGGACACGAAAATCACCCACCCGACCGAATTTGACTTCTACCTGTGTAGCCACGCTGGCATCCAG GGAACAAGCAGGCCTTCCCACTATCACGTGCTTTGGGATGACAATCGTTTCTCTTCCGATGAGCTGCAGATTCTCACCTACCAGCTGTGTCACACCTACGTGCGTTGCACGCGCTCTGTGTCCATCCCGGCGCCAGCATACTACGCCCACCTGGTGGCCTTCCGGGCCAGGTACCACCTGGTGGACAAAGAACATGACAG TGCCGAAGGAAGCCATACCTCCGGGCAGAGTAATGGACGAGACCATCAAGCGTTGGCGAAGGCCGTCCAGGTTCATCAGGACACCCTGCGCACCATGTACTTTGCTTGA